A genomic stretch from Aedes albopictus strain Foshan chromosome 2, AalbF5, whole genome shotgun sequence includes:
- the LOC134288477 gene encoding uncharacterized protein LOC134288477: MTSDAESTHDQTVMDLTATQCTICGLSTSDEVMVCCDGCSKWFHICCVDIDEDNLPKKWYCQSKACQKKAQEYRQKQKDAKKQPRTRKNDNESDISSVSSRLAASSVEAKGRALEEKQKQQYEELEVEMLLRKKEMAMQRAFEQRKMELELQMRAEEEVKQRAWQAEMLQKKKEQLQRLKANRKSSFEMQMAAMDEELAELSGRKSKPAPKVVTDVSRAIPSGKINPNVLKLSKEKERKQTRGYDSTDEEDEDEYSDDSDLQSQSSVSSMDRKTKRKMRNKVGSLSQNGLGQQQTGPTKAQLAARMGLTYKLPKFSGKPAQWPLFYAAYKVSNDVCGYMNHENLMRLQEALEGDALELVSGQLLLPESIPQVIEKLRRHFGRPEQLLQCLLDKVNRLEPPRPDNLRSFVPFGNTVEQLCGHLEAADLRQHLVNPLLIKSLVAKLPDREKREWVHYRRGRGETTLRTLTDFLMDIVADACEANVDVDFVEFNSPPSSEADSQSEEEGSDEAGPNPLMHPVENTVGLSAHIRTNCTVLFRIVPVQLHYGGKTVSVLAFLDEGASVTLVEKKLADRLGAVGVQERLTIQWTGNMSREEDSRRMSLWVGF; encoded by the exons ATGACTTCCGATGCTGAGTCCACCCACGACCAAACCGTCATGGATCTGACGGCAACTCAATGTACGATTTGTGGACTATCTACGAGCGACGAGGTGATGGTCTGCTGTGACGGATGTTCTAAATGGTTCCATATATGTTGCGTGGACATCGATGAGGACAATCTGCCGAAGAAGTGGTACTGCCAAAGCAAGGCCTGCCAGAAGAAGGCCCAGGAGTACCGGCAGAAGCAGAAGGACGCCAAGAAGCAGCCTCGCACCCGGAAAAACGACAACGAGTCGGACATATCCAGCGTCAGCTCTCGTCTAGCTGCGTCTAGCGTGGAAGCAAAAGGCCGAGCGTTAGAAGAGAAGCAGAAGCAGCAGTATGAAGAGCTGGAGGTGGAGATGCTGCTGCGGAAGAAAGAAATGGCGATGCAGCGCGCATTCGAGCAGCGAAAGATGGAGTTGGAGCTACAGATGCGCGCTGAAGAAGAAGTGAAGCAAAGGGCATGGCAAGCGGAGATGCTCCAAAAGAAGAAGGAGCAGCTTCAGCGGCTGAAGGCGAACAGGAAGTCGTCCTTCGAGATGCAAATGGCGGCCATGGATGAGGAGTTAGCTGAACTTTCGGGTCGAAAGTCGAAGCCGGCGCCGAAAGTAGTCACGGACGTTTCGCGAGCGATTCCTTCCGGCAAAATCAACCCGAACGTGTTGAAGCTGAGCAAGGAGAAGGAGAGAAAGCAAACGCGAGGCTACGACAGCACCGACGAAGAAGACGAGGACGAGTATTCTGACGATTCGGATCTGCAGAGTCAGAGTTCGGTCTCGTCGATGGATCGCAAGACAAAACGGAAGATGCGCAATAAAGTGGGAAGTCTCAGCCAAAACGGGCTGGGGCAGCAGCAGACCGGACCGACGAAGGCACAGCTGGCTGCGAGGATGGGGTTAACCTACAAACTCCCAAAATTCTCCGGCAAACCAGCACAGTGGCCATTGTTCTACGCGGCCTACAAAGTGTCCAACGATGTCTGCGGCTACATGAACCACGAGAACTTGATGCGACTTCAGGAAGCCCTGGAAGGCGACGCTCTCGAGCTGGTGTCCGGGCAGTTGCTTCTTCCCGAATCCATCCCGCAAGTAATCGAGAAGCTGCGCCGGCACTTCGGCCGCCCGGAACAACTGCTTCAATGCCTGCTGGACAAGGTGAACCGGCTGGAACCCCCGAGGCCGGACAATCTGAGGAGTTTTGTTCCATTCGGAAACACGGTGGAGCAACTCTGCGGCCATCTAGAGGCAGCGGATCTACGGCAACACCTCGTCAACCCGCTGCTGATAAAGTCGCTGGTCGCCAAGCTGCCGGATCGGGAAAAGCGTGAGTGGGTCCATTACCGGCGAGGTCGAGGGGAAACAACGTTGCGGACGCTGACGGATTTCCTGATGGACATCGTGGCAGACGCCTGCGAAGCTAACGTTGACGTGgacttcgtggagttcaattcaCCGCCGTCGTCCGAAGCAGATTCCCAATCCGAAGAGGAGGGTTCGGATGAGGCTGGACCCAACCCGCTCATGCATCCGGTCGAAAATACGGTCGGGCTAAGTGCACACATCCGGACAAACTGCACGGTATTGTTCCGGATCGTTCCGGTGCAGCTGCACTACGGTGGAAAAACGGTGTCAGTGCTGGCGTTCCTGGACGAAGGTGCTTCCGTCACGCTGGTGGAGAAAAAGCTCGCCGACCGTCTGGGCGCGGTCGGAgtacaagagcgattgaccatccAGTGGACGGGAAACATGTCGAGAGAGGAGGATTCCCGAAGAATGAGTCTTTGG GTTGGATTCTGA
- the LOC134287516 gene encoding uncharacterized protein LOC134287516 yields the protein MRGLPIESYDGQPQLLIGVNNIHAFAPMEAKVGTPVEPIAVRTKLGWTVYGPRQQTPAAADNYLGYHRQVTNEDLPPESHYASKESVVTISRGTVEKKWAQRIRERTAQLVGDRCEDESLSKTRRQEIKTCRHPDSSGKIATNMAVLIPNARRQAEQQNRRVRNPKRDDQLAGSLAEPRRGETDDTDAFDGEGESPGSGQGSKWGSAFSTRFSTRHRGELLPQLYEEKWSSRKLVASVAKPEEVKNGRRKEKLGVMRALDEGRKLLGKILPTTLAETAGNGSTILRGRREIPTVLQMKLHRCGHQGLRRTSSTDKREDEDGKAQRRDLVKLASLRGNVNPKMPDVTGWGVATPHILNRSKI from the coding sequence ATGCGAGGACTGCCCATTGAATCGTACGACGGACAGCCGCAGTTGCTGATTGGGGTAAACAATATCCACGCGTTTGCACCGATGGAGGCAAAGGTGGGTACGCCAGTGGAACCGATTGCTGTTCGAACCAAACTAGGATGGACGGTCTATGGGCCGCGACAGCAAACCCCAGCGGCGGCCGACAACTATCTCGGTTACCACCGGCAGGTAACAAACGAGGATCTGCCGCCCGAGAGTCATTATGCGTCGAAAGAATCGGTGGTGACAATTTCACGGGGCACCGTGGAGAAGAAATGGGCCCAGCGAATAAGAGAGCGAACCGCCCAACTCGTCGGCGATCGCTGCGAAGACGAATCGCTGTCGAAGACCCGGAGACAAGAAATTAAAACGTGTCGTCATCCGGACAGCTCCGGAAAAATCGCCACGAACATGGCGGTTCTCATCCCGAACGCAAGAAGACAGGCTGAACAACAAAATAGGCGGGTTCGAAATCCGAAACGGGATGATCAACTCGCTGGAAGCCTTGCGGAGCCTAGAAGAGGCGAAACCGACGACACCGACGCATTTGATGGCGAAGGAGAGAGTCCTGGGAGCGGTCAGGGATCCAAGTGGGGATCGGCGTTTTCGACTCGCTTTTCGACGAGGCACCGCGGCGAGTTGTTGCCGCAGTTGTACGAGGAAAAGTGGTCGTCGAGAAAGCTCGTCGCAAGTGTCGCAAAACCGGAGGAAGTCAAGAACGGTCGGCGAAAGGAGAAGCTTGGGGTGATGCGTGCGCTCGATGAGGGGCGCAAGTTGTTGGGCAAGATCCTACCAACGACACTAGCGGAAACGGCTGGCAATGGTTCGACGATTCTTCGTGGTCGACGGGAAATCCCGACAGTCTTGCAGATGAAGCTTCATCGCTGCGGTCATCAAGGTCTCAGAAGGACGAGCTCGACAGACAAACGTGAGGACGAAGATGGTAAGGCGCAGAGACGGGACTTGGTAAAGCTTGCGTCGTTAAGAGGTAATGTAAATCCGAAAATGCCGGATGTTACGGGCTGGGGTGTTGCGACGCCGCACATTTTGAACCGGTCTAAAATATGA
- the LOC109402525 gene encoding uncharacterized protein LOC109402525 has protein sequence MDPLEYKALHESAMQNNNGTSALNVFLHIVPSYFTIFHTVQLLSVASIANVPGRFLVEFSLMVLPFLLMVTILHRLVVNIAVTLALVTGVSAVHQMKDRMHLTPFVQIPGRRPQFMSGVRALINLMTAVCILAVDFRIFPRELAKTETFGFGLMDVGVGLYVFSNGIVYKVDVERKLDWKRVRDVLVGCIPLCVLGAARFFVTKEIDYQQHVSEYGVHWNFFITLAIVKIFGTLIMDAVKDPEIAKFIAITVLCCHEMMLHLGVSRYVLNEKIGRTNFIDANREGLASVPGYVALYLASTYIGSIMRPSVEIQPVKKFLRQTIKLSIIAAICWKMIYVCEDMFGVSRRLANMGYVFWILSIGSTMSVLFMLLEVYVYYVRFEEPKTPEQIMKGDDFCIPYSPLILIAINENGLAFFLAANLFTGLVNMLFQTMLMEPPAALVINSYYIFMLCVVVVFMYVNKIKLKVW, from the coding sequence ATGGACCCCCTCGAATACAAAGCTCTCCACGAGAGCGCCATGCAGAACAACAACGGAACGTCGGCGTTGAACGTATTCCTGCACATCGTCCCGTCGTACTTCACCATCTTTCACACGGTTCAACTGCTATCGGTGGCATCGATCGCCAACGTTCCCGGCCGCTTCCTGGTTGAGTTTTCGCTGATGGTCCTTCCGTTTCTGCTCATGGTCACCATATTGCATCGGCTGGTGGTGAACATTGCCGTGACGCTGGCGCTGGTGACCGGGGTGTCGGCCGTACATCAGATGAAGGACAGGATGCATTTGACGCCGTTTGTGCAGATTCCGGGAAGGCGGCCCCAGTTTATGAGCGGCGTCCGGGCGTTGATAAACCTGATGACGGCGGTTTGCATACTGGCCGTGGATTTTAGAATCTTTCCACGGGAGCTGGCCAAGACGGAGACGTTCGGATTCGGGCTGATGGATGTTGGGGTGGGGTTGTACGTGTTCAGTAACGGAATCGTTTACAAGGTCGATGTAGAGAGGAAGCTGGATTGGAAACGAGTGAGGGATGTCCTAGTAGGATGCATTCCACTGTGTGTGTTGGGAGCGGCGCGGTTCTTCGTGACGAAGGAGATCGACTATCAGCAGCATGTGTCAGAGTACGGTGTTCATTGGAACTTTTTCATTACACTGGCGATCGTTAAAATCTTCGGGACGCTGATAATGGATGCTGTGAAGGATCCGGAGATAGCAAAGTTCATTGCCATTACGGTGTTGTGCTGCCACGAGATGATGCTACATCTGGGTGTATCCCGTTACGTCCTGAATGAGAAAATAGGACGGACGAACTTCATTGATGCCAATCGAGAAGGCCTGGCGTCCGTTCCGGGGTACGTAGCGTTGTATCTTGCTTCAACATACATCGGTTCCATCATGCGACCATCGGTTGAGATTCAACCCGTGAAGAAGTTCCTCCGACAGACGATCAAGCTGAGCATCATTGCGGCCATCTGCTGGAAGATGATCTATGTTTGCGAAGACATGTTCGGCGTTTCCCGACGATTGGCCAATATGGGCTACGTTTTCTGGATCCTGTCCATCGGTTCGACCATGAGCGTACTCTTCATGCTTCTGGAAGTCTACGTCTACTACGTGAGGTTTGAGGAACCGAAAACGCCCGAACAGATAATGAAGGGGGACGACTTTTGCATTCCATACTCGCCGCTCATTCTCATTGCAATCAACGAAAATGGATTGGCTTTCTTCCTGGCAGCAAACCTGTTCACCGGGTTGGTCAATATGTTGTTCCAAACGATGCTGATGGAACCACCGGCTGCCCTGGTGATCAACAGCTATTACATCTTCATGCTTTGCGTGGTGGTTGTGTTCATGTACGTTAACAAGATCAAGTTAAAGGTATGGTAA
- the LOC134286011 gene encoding uncharacterized protein LOC134286011, whose product MEQAKPSKVPLDPSYLQKKEEMDQLPNNHDYMSLIGGLLYVAVHTRPDISVSVSILAQKSSCPNAQDWTEAKRILRYLNATSNHKLQLGASSEGLQMFVDADWAGNARDRKLNSGMILRFGGGPISWCSRKQTCVALSSTEAEFVALAEGCQELVWTKRLLEEIGEATKESVSVFEDNQSCIKLVESDRIERRSKHIDTKFFFVRDLQEKDEIRLQYCPKETMLADLMTKPLQRVRLERLRLAIGIRPDLPEEEC is encoded by the coding sequence ATGGAGCAGGCGAAACCCTCGAAGGTGCCGCTCGATCCGAGCTACCTACAGAAGAAGGAGGAGATGGATCAGCTGCCGAACAACCACGACTACATGAGCTTGATTGGTGGTCTCCTGTATGTAGCTGTACATACGCGGCCCGACATTTCCGTGAGCGTGTCCATTCTGGCGCAAAAATCCAGCTGCCCGAATGCGCAAGACTGGACCGAGGCCAAGAGGATTCTGCGCTACTTGAATGCCACCAGCAACCATAAGCTGCAGCTcggagcctccagtgaaggtttgCAAATGTTCGTTGACGCAGACTGGGCCGGTAATGCTCGAGATAGGAAATTGAATTCCGGCATGATTCTTCGGTTCGGTGGAGGACCAATCTCGTGGTGCTCAAGGAAGCAAACGTGCGTTGCGTTGAGTTCGACCGAAGCTGAGTTCGTGGCACTCGCTGAAGGGTGTCAGGAGTTAGTCTGGACCAAACGGCTGCTGGAGGAGATCGGTGAAGCAACGAAGGAATCGGTCTCCGTGTTCGAGGACAATCAAAGTTGTATCAAACTGGTCGAAAGTGATCGCATCGAACGACGTAGCAAACACATCGACACGAAGTTCTTCTTTGTACGGGACCTGCAAGAAAAAGATGAAATTAGACTGCAGTACTGTCCGAAGGAAACAATGTTGGCCGATTTGATGACGAAGCCACTGCAACGGGTTCGTCTGGAGAGATTACGATTGGCAATAGGAATCCGTCCGGATCTGCCCGAGGAGGAGTGTTAG